Proteins co-encoded in one Dethiobacter alkaliphilus AHT 1 genomic window:
- the ftsX gene encoding permease-like cell division protein FtsX, with protein MAVNINSMRYCLRQSVVALFRNLWLALVTSGIIAISLAILGGFLLLAVNASQFMRNIESNVEISVFLEDGADPAALQAQLGGHEDVSGYTFVPKDEGLEEFGRTMGDRVMLVGLEGENNPLPDMFKVRAHRAEAVPALAAEIQSYSGVEVTDFGEELVARVGQVTGWLNTLFLIVSGLLALGAIFLIVTTIRLSVLARQDEVGIMKYLGASNWFIRFPFLLEGMVMGWTGTVAAAAALSFVYFRVAYSLQTEALAFFLQPVTDMARILPIFVGLLLMGTLMGGVGSYVSVRKFLRV; from the coding sequence ATGGCCGTGAACATTAATTCAATGAGATACTGTCTGCGACAAAGTGTGGTTGCGCTGTTTCGCAACCTTTGGTTGGCTTTGGTGACTTCAGGAATTATTGCTATTTCCCTGGCAATTTTAGGCGGCTTTTTGCTGTTGGCGGTTAATGCCAGCCAGTTTATGCGCAATATTGAGTCCAATGTGGAAATCAGCGTCTTTTTAGAGGATGGAGCAGATCCGGCAGCCTTGCAGGCGCAGCTGGGCGGACATGAGGATGTCTCCGGCTACACCTTTGTGCCCAAAGATGAAGGCCTGGAGGAATTTGGCCGCACCATGGGCGACCGGGTGATGTTGGTGGGCCTGGAAGGCGAAAACAATCCGCTGCCTGATATGTTTAAGGTCCGGGCGCACAGAGCAGAAGCCGTTCCGGCTCTGGCTGCGGAAATTCAGTCCTATTCCGGGGTGGAAGTAACAGATTTCGGAGAAGAGCTGGTTGCCCGCGTAGGGCAGGTAACGGGTTGGCTCAATACCCTGTTTCTCATCGTCAGCGGCCTGTTGGCGCTGGGCGCCATCTTCCTTATCGTAACCACCATCCGCCTGTCGGTACTGGCCCGTCAGGATGAAGTGGGGATTATGAAATACCTGGGTGCCAGCAACTGGTTTATCCGCTTTCCTTTTCTGTTGGAAGGCATGGTGATGGGCTGGACCGGCACCGTGGCTGCAGCGGCAGCTTTGAGTTTTGTCTATTTTCGTGTGGCCTATTCCCTGCAAACCGAGGCTTTAGCCTTTTTTCTGCAACCGGTAACGGATATGGCCAGAATACTGCCTATTTTTGTGGGCCTTCTGTTAATGGGAACCCTGATGGGCGGCGTGGGCAGCTATGTTTCTGTCCGCAAATTCTTACGGGTTTAG
- the uvsE gene encoding UV DNA damage repair endonuclease UvsE, whose translation MLLRFGFVAMSMKLENASPSKTVTLKTFAKLAAEKPEAALEKVRRTAEENLANCLRLLHYCHANHVRVFRFSSRIVPLATHPDLSHWDYLGDLGPQLAKLGDFIENNGMRITFHPDHYTVLNSPREDVFTASVADLAHHCRLFQAMGLAKQAKLILHVGGSYGDKEEALERFLTNWARLPRGIAKRMTLENDDKTFTATDTLYLCEKLQLPMVLDLHHFHCNHTEEEQLEDIFPRFVATWEGSGLPPKLHVSSPKCEKEFRSHHDFVDSVTILPALQKLKLFTGQAHVMVEAKQKDVAMFRLVEELAGQPGMEQLDAATIRVL comes from the coding sequence ATGCTGCTACGCTTTGGTTTTGTGGCCATGTCCATGAAGCTGGAAAACGCCTCGCCGTCAAAGACTGTTACTTTGAAGACATTTGCCAAACTGGCCGCAGAAAAGCCGGAAGCGGCGCTGGAGAAAGTGCGCCGCACCGCAGAAGAGAATCTGGCCAACTGCCTGCGGCTTTTGCATTATTGTCATGCCAACCATGTCCGTGTTTTCCGTTTTTCGTCCCGCATTGTGCCGCTGGCAACCCATCCTGATTTGAGCCATTGGGACTATCTTGGGGATTTAGGGCCCCAACTTGCCAAATTGGGAGACTTCATTGAAAACAACGGGATGCGCATCACTTTCCATCCCGACCATTATACCGTACTTAACTCGCCCCGGGAAGATGTTTTTACCGCTTCGGTGGCGGACCTGGCCCATCATTGCCGTTTGTTCCAGGCCATGGGGCTTGCAAAGCAGGCCAAACTTATTCTCCATGTTGGGGGCAGCTACGGTGACAAAGAAGAGGCGCTGGAGCGCTTTCTGACCAACTGGGCACGGCTGCCCCGGGGCATTGCCAAACGAATGACACTGGAAAACGACGATAAAACCTTTACCGCCACAGATACCCTTTATCTCTGTGAGAAACTGCAGCTGCCCATGGTATTGGATTTGCACCATTTTCACTGCAACCACACCGAAGAAGAGCAGCTGGAGGATATATTTCCGCGGTTTGTGGCCACCTGGGAAGGTTCGGGCCTTCCTCCCAAGCTGCATGTCTCCAGCCCCAAATGTGAAAAGGAATTCCGCAGCCATCATGATTTTGTTGATTCGGTAACAATTTTGCCGGCTTTGCAAAAGCTAAAATTATTTACCGGCCAGGCCCATGTAATGGTGGAAGCAAAACAAAAAGATGTGGCCATGTTCCGCTTAGTGGAGGAACTGGCAGGACAGCCGGGCATGGAGCAGCTGGATGCGGCCACAATCCGGGTTTTGTAA
- the ftsE gene encoding cell division ATP-binding protein FtsE, producing MIEIKEVSKHYNGSHAPALAGFSLQVEQGDFLFLVGPSGAGKSTLIKLIFREQTPSAGAVLFDGKSIADFKQNELLNHRRRIGMVFQDYRLLKQKTVYENVAFALEVIGSSPKEIRQKVPAAIEKVGLKGKENSFPTELSGGEQQRVGIARAIVKEPLMILADEPTGNLDRENARQLMSLFEDINREGTTVIIATHAWDMVDQMQKRVIALENGRLVRDEQRGSYGREH from the coding sequence TTGATTGAAATTAAAGAAGTAAGTAAGCATTATAACGGCAGCCATGCCCCTGCATTGGCGGGATTTTCACTGCAGGTGGAGCAGGGCGATTTTTTATTCCTGGTGGGCCCCAGCGGAGCGGGAAAGAGCACATTAATTAAGCTTATTTTCCGTGAGCAGACCCCTTCTGCAGGAGCAGTGCTTTTTGATGGTAAAAGCATTGCCGATTTTAAGCAAAATGAGCTGTTAAACCACAGAAGAAGAATCGGTATGGTTTTTCAGGATTACCGTCTCCTGAAACAAAAGACGGTGTATGAAAATGTGGCCTTTGCCCTGGAGGTAATTGGCAGCTCCCCCAAAGAAATTCGACAAAAGGTACCGGCAGCCATAGAAAAGGTGGGCCTTAAGGGTAAGGAAAATTCATTCCCCACCGAACTTTCCGGCGGTGAACAGCAGCGGGTGGGCATTGCCCGCGCCATCGTCAAGGAGCCGCTGATGATTCTGGCGGACGAGCCCACCGGTAATCTGGACCGGGAAAACGCCCGGCAGTTAATGTCTCTTTTTGAAGATATTAACCGGGAAGGAACTACGGTGATTATCGCTACCCATGCCTGGGATATGGTGGATCAGATGCAAAAACGGGTAATTGCGTTGGAAAACGGACGGCTGGTCCGAGACGAACAACGGGGGAGTTATGGCCGTGAACATTAA
- a CDS encoding potassium channel family protein, with protein sequence MNQKTRQIILILMILTMLLVVGTTGYMVLEDLNFINALYMTVITLSTVGFREVVDLRPETQVFTIFIIFAGISTAAYAFTNLAAFLLEGEFSYVLRRRSMDKKIAKLKDHYILCGAGQTGSSVIARFQRSKVDFVVIEKNEEKVHDMVERGILAIHGDATTEDALDKARIRQAKGLISSLATDADNVFTVLTAREMKEDLYIVARAISKNAHVKLLRAGADNAVSPNELGGTRMASMLLRPVVVSFLDIITHMGDVVLDLEEVYITDKSDLADTTLEKAKIPELTGLNVLAIKKKDEEKLRLNPTSQEKIHAGDKLLVLGQEYQIDKLREMAG encoded by the coding sequence ATGAACCAAAAAACAAGGCAGATTATCCTCATTCTGATGATTCTCACCATGCTGTTGGTGGTGGGCACCACCGGCTATATGGTGCTGGAGGACCTGAATTTTATCAATGCCCTTTATATGACGGTGATTACTCTTTCCACCGTAGGTTTCAGGGAAGTGGTGGATTTACGGCCGGAAACTCAGGTTTTTACCATCTTCATTATTTTTGCCGGCATCAGCACCGCCGCGTATGCCTTTACCAATCTGGCAGCATTTTTACTGGAAGGGGAATTCAGCTATGTTTTACGGAGGAGAAGTATGGATAAAAAGATAGCGAAGTTAAAAGATCATTACATATTATGTGGGGCAGGACAGACCGGCAGCAGCGTAATCGCCCGTTTTCAGCGCAGCAAGGTGGATTTTGTGGTAATTGAAAAAAACGAAGAGAAAGTACATGACATGGTGGAACGGGGAATCCTGGCCATTCATGGCGACGCCACCACCGAAGATGCCCTGGATAAAGCACGGATCCGCCAGGCAAAAGGGCTGATATCCAGCCTGGCCACCGATGCGGACAATGTTTTTACCGTGTTGACGGCCCGGGAAATGAAAGAAGATCTCTACATTGTCGCCAGGGCCATCAGTAAAAATGCTCATGTAAAATTGCTGCGGGCCGGGGCCGATAACGCCGTTTCCCCCAACGAGCTGGGCGGGACCCGCATGGCGTCCATGCTGCTGCGGCCCGTTGTGGTCTCGTTTTTAGATATCATTACCCATATGGGTGATGTGGTGCTGGATTTGGAAGAAGTGTACATCACAGACAAATCAGATCTAGCGGATACCACCCTGGAGAAAGCTAAAATTCCGGAGCTCACCGGGCTGAATGTACTGGCCATTAAGAAAAAAGATGAAGAAAAACTTCGCCTCAACCCCACCTCTCAGGAAAAAATCCATGCAGGAGACAAATTACTGGTTCTGGGGCAGGAGTATCAGATTGACAAACTAAGGGAAATGGCAGGATAA
- a CDS encoding Tex family protein: protein MNTNERINQRIAADLGLSANRVAKAVALLDEGNTVPFIARYRKEVTEGLDDEQLRLLSEKLNLYRNLEKTREDILRLLDEQGVLTPELEAAVTKAATATELEDIYRPYRPKKRTRATIAKEKGLEPLAYKLLEGIADPFAEAENYLNEEHQISTAEDALSGARDIIAEIASDEPRPRKEIRSLIFNRGLIVSRGSKEEESPYEMYYEFSEPLKKVQPHRVLAMNRGEKEDFLSIKLEFDEDQALAVLEKHYVPRQMPEETKNQVASALKDGWKRLLFPSLEREVRNEITVAAEEQALKIFKANLRGLLLTPPVPGKRILGLDPGYRTGCKLACVDQTGKLLETAVIYPTPPLNKKEASAAVVKKLIEKHDLNTVAIGNGTAGRESEEFIAEVISEMNREIEYTVVNEAGASVYSASKLGKVEFPDLDVAERSAISIARRVQDPLAELVKIDPRSIGVGQYQHDVNQKRLEEVLGGVVEDTVNQVGVDLTTASAPLLGRVAGINKTIAANIVAYREEHGTFKAKKELLKVAKLGPAAFKQSAGFLRIPDADNYLDRSAVHPESYQVAQKLIDIMEIDHSDLGKPQAIPQINIKETAADLEVGEPTLQDIVEEFKKPGRDPREDVPKPVFKKGVLHLEDLQEGMELTGVVRNVVDFGAFVDIGVHQDGLIHISQLSDKFVKHPLEVVQVGDVVEVKVISLDVKKKRIGLARLHLQ, encoded by the coding sequence ATGAATACCAATGAACGAATTAACCAGCGCATTGCCGCTGATCTTGGCCTGAGTGCCAACCGCGTGGCTAAGGCGGTAGCCCTGTTGGACGAAGGGAATACAGTGCCCTTTATTGCCCGTTACCGCAAAGAGGTGACAGAAGGACTTGACGATGAACAATTACGGCTACTCTCTGAAAAACTAAACCTTTACCGCAACCTGGAAAAAACCCGGGAAGATATCCTGCGGTTATTAGATGAGCAGGGCGTATTAACACCGGAGCTGGAAGCTGCTGTAACCAAAGCGGCCACAGCCACCGAACTGGAAGACATTTACCGGCCCTACCGGCCCAAAAAACGGACCCGTGCCACCATTGCCAAAGAAAAGGGCCTGGAGCCCTTGGCATACAAACTGCTGGAGGGCATTGCCGACCCGTTTGCCGAGGCAGAGAATTACTTAAATGAAGAACATCAAATCTCCACCGCAGAGGATGCCTTAAGCGGCGCCCGGGATATTATCGCCGAAATCGCCTCCGACGAGCCCCGACCCCGCAAGGAAATCCGCTCTCTGATTTTTAACCGCGGCCTGATTGTCAGCCGCGGCAGCAAAGAGGAAGAAAGCCCTTATGAAATGTACTATGAGTTTAGTGAACCGCTGAAGAAAGTACAGCCGCACCGGGTGCTGGCCATGAACCGCGGTGAAAAGGAAGATTTTCTCTCCATTAAACTGGAGTTTGACGAAGACCAGGCTCTGGCCGTTTTAGAGAAACATTATGTGCCCAGGCAAATGCCGGAGGAAACAAAAAACCAGGTGGCAAGCGCCCTAAAAGATGGCTGGAAACGCCTGCTCTTTCCTTCCCTGGAGCGGGAGGTGCGCAATGAAATCACTGTTGCCGCCGAGGAGCAGGCTCTGAAGATTTTTAAAGCCAATTTGCGCGGCTTATTATTAACACCGCCGGTGCCCGGCAAAAGAATTCTGGGACTGGATCCGGGATACCGCACCGGTTGTAAGCTGGCCTGTGTGGACCAGACCGGCAAGCTGTTGGAAACCGCGGTGATTTATCCCACCCCGCCCCTTAACAAAAAAGAAGCCTCGGCGGCGGTGGTGAAAAAGCTGATTGAAAAACATGACCTGAATACGGTGGCCATCGGTAACGGCACCGCCGGCCGGGAAAGTGAAGAGTTTATTGCAGAAGTTATTTCGGAGATGAACCGGGAGATAGAATATACGGTGGTTAATGAAGCCGGTGCCAGTGTGTACTCCGCTTCCAAACTGGGTAAAGTGGAGTTTCCGGATTTGGATGTGGCAGAGCGCAGTGCCATCTCCATTGCCCGCCGGGTACAGGATCCCCTGGCCGAACTGGTAAAGATTGATCCCCGTTCCATTGGAGTTGGCCAATACCAGCATGATGTAAACCAGAAAAGGCTGGAGGAAGTGCTGGGCGGCGTGGTGGAAGATACGGTAAACCAGGTGGGAGTGGATCTGACCACAGCCAGCGCACCGCTGTTGGGCAGAGTGGCGGGCATCAATAAAACCATAGCCGCCAACATTGTGGCCTACCGGGAAGAGCACGGCACTTTTAAAGCCAAAAAAGAACTGTTAAAAGTGGCCAAGCTGGGGCCGGCGGCTTTTAAGCAGAGTGCCGGGTTTTTACGCATTCCCGATGCAGATAATTATCTGGACCGGAGTGCGGTGCACCCGGAATCGTATCAGGTGGCCCAAAAGCTCATCGATATAATGGAAATAGACCACAGTGACCTGGGTAAACCCCAGGCCATCCCACAGATTAATATCAAGGAAACGGCCGCCGACCTGGAGGTGGGGGAGCCCACCCTGCAGGATATTGTGGAGGAATTTAAAAAGCCGGGGAGGGACCCCCGGGAAGATGTGCCCAAGCCGGTCTTTAAAAAAGGTGTGCTGCACCTGGAAGATTTACAGGAAGGGATGGAGCTCACCGGCGTGGTGCGTAATGTGGTGGACTTCGGCGCCTTTGTGGATATCGGTGTCCACCAGGACGGTTTGATCCATATCTCCCAGCTGTCGGACAAATTTGTCAAACATCCCCTGGAAGTGGTGCAGGTGGGTGATGTGGTGGAAGTAAAAGTAATCTCTCTGGATGTGAAAAAAAAGCGCATCGGTCTGGCCCGTTTGCATCTGCAGTAA
- a CDS encoding acetate--CoA ligase family protein: MKNNPLYKLMNPGSIAIAGAGNNPRKMGTLHALNILKGGYGGKFFPLHPTEETVLGHKAYRTVDQLPQVPELVMLIVPTDAALHLLDEFGRLGTRRAIVVTSGFRETGAAGQKKEEELQEIARRHNIRFLGPNCIGMMNSQISLNTTVMPLSGQPGRLGMASQSGTYVTQTFSYLKERGIHFSKAISVGNETDIDITDALEYLGQDEETKAIALYIEGIKDGARFIDVAQKITPHKPVIAQYVGGSAAGARAGMSHTGSMAGPDFLYEGIFKQAGIIRVDTVEDLYLNGWMLASQPPMRGSRVGVVTNSGGPGTAISDTCDKNNLEVPRFSPQLQEQIRQLIQAQASSTNPVDLTFDLNARNLSVVIPELIMQSGEVDGLVLHGAMSHGFLRAIHPYLQEMLGGISLEGFLAQFPVDFTDMVSLPVKYQLPMAVSSFFGNEDNYTAAFRSHSIPVFDAPEKAAKAMSALHRHKEIRERKEIERTPLPALAVEAEKIIAEAVAAGRQVLDEYQAKQVLAAYGIPVTRERLAHCAQEAAEAAQKLGFPVVLKASSPDIAHKTEQGLVHLNLKTVDDVKQAYSAVIAAAGSQVPVLVAEMVQGQRELLAGMSRFPGFGPCIMFGIGGIFTEAIKDVTFRAAPLTETEAEEMLTDIRTAALLQQFRGMPAAETAELARLLRKLGELALLHPRIAEIDINPIVLSGSRPVAVDALIVLTKE, translated from the coding sequence ATGAAGAACAATCCATTATACAAATTAATGAATCCCGGGTCCATTGCCATAGCAGGGGCCGGTAACAATCCTCGGAAAATGGGGACATTACATGCACTAAATATCCTAAAAGGAGGCTATGGGGGAAAGTTTTTCCCACTTCACCCTACAGAGGAAACGGTGCTGGGCCACAAGGCATACCGGACTGTGGACCAACTGCCCCAGGTACCGGAACTTGTGATGCTGATTGTCCCCACAGATGCGGCATTGCATTTATTGGATGAGTTTGGCAGGTTGGGGACCAGACGTGCCATTGTTGTAACTTCCGGTTTCCGCGAAACCGGGGCAGCCGGCCAAAAGAAGGAAGAAGAGCTGCAGGAAATTGCCCGCCGGCACAATATTCGCTTTCTGGGCCCCAACTGTATCGGGATGATGAATTCACAAATATCACTTAATACCACGGTGATGCCTTTAAGCGGGCAGCCGGGCCGGCTGGGCATGGCTTCGCAAAGCGGTACATATGTAACCCAGACCTTTTCTTACCTGAAAGAACGGGGAATTCACTTCAGTAAAGCAATAAGCGTCGGTAATGAAACAGATATAGATATTACCGATGCTTTGGAGTATCTGGGCCAGGATGAAGAAACAAAGGCCATCGCCCTGTACATTGAAGGTATTAAGGACGGCGCCCGCTTTATTGATGTGGCTCAGAAAATAACGCCGCATAAACCGGTAATCGCCCAGTATGTGGGGGGCTCCGCTGCGGGAGCCCGGGCCGGGATGAGTCACACCGGTTCCATGGCCGGGCCGGACTTTCTCTACGAAGGGATTTTCAAACAGGCCGGCATCATCCGGGTAGATACGGTAGAAGATTTATACTTAAATGGCTGGATGCTGGCCTCCCAGCCGCCCATGCGCGGCAGCAGGGTAGGGGTGGTGACCAATTCCGGCGGGCCGGGAACGGCTATATCCGATACCTGTGACAAAAACAATCTGGAAGTGCCCCGGTTTTCACCGCAGCTGCAGGAGCAAATCCGGCAGCTTATTCAGGCACAGGCCTCCAGTACCAACCCCGTTGATCTGACCTTCGATCTGAATGCCCGGAATCTCAGTGTGGTGATTCCTGAGTTGATTATGCAAAGCGGCGAAGTGGACGGGTTGGTGCTGCACGGGGCCATGAGCCACGGTTTTTTAAGAGCAATCCATCCCTATTTGCAGGAAATGCTGGGCGGTATTTCTCTGGAAGGTTTCCTGGCGCAGTTTCCGGTGGATTTTACCGACATGGTCTCCCTGCCGGTCAAGTATCAGCTTCCAATGGCCGTTTCTTCGTTTTTTGGCAATGAGGACAACTATACCGCCGCCTTCCGCAGCCACAGCATTCCGGTCTTTGATGCGCCGGAAAAGGCGGCTAAGGCCATGTCTGCCCTCCATCGGCATAAAGAAATCCGTGAGAGAAAAGAAATTGAACGCACACCACTACCTGCCCTGGCGGTGGAGGCGGAAAAGATTATTGCCGAAGCTGTGGCCGCAGGGCGGCAGGTATTGGATGAATACCAGGCCAAGCAGGTGCTGGCGGCCTACGGTATTCCGGTTACCCGGGAGCGTTTGGCCCACTGTGCCCAGGAGGCGGCAGAAGCGGCACAAAAGCTGGGTTTTCCCGTAGTTCTCAAGGCTTCCTCACCGGATATTGCCCATAAGACGGAACAGGGCCTTGTCCATCTTAACCTAAAGACCGTCGATGACGTAAAGCAGGCATACTCTGCCGTTATTGCCGCTGCCGGCAGCCAGGTACCTGTTCTGGTGGCGGAAATGGTGCAGGGCCAAAGAGAACTTTTGGCCGGAATGTCCCGCTTCCCCGGCTTTGGCCCCTGTATTATGTTTGGCATCGGCGGAATCTTCACCGAAGCCATCAAAGATGTTACCTTCCGTGCCGCTCCTTTAACAGAAACGGAAGCGGAGGAAATGCTCACCGATATCAGAACCGCTGCCCTGCTGCAGCAATTCCGCGGCATGCCCGCTGCCGAAACCGCAGAACTTGCCCGCTTACTGCGCAAACTGGGCGAGTTGGCACTGCTTCATCCCCGCATTGCTGAAATTGATATTAACCCCATTGTTCTTTCCGGCAGCCGCCCGGTGGCGGTGGATGCCTTGATAGTGCTTACAAAGGAATAA
- a CDS encoding YaiI/YqxD family protein → MKILIDADACPKPVLAACKRAGKKYGLPVWTVASFNHNIESDHHVVVGDSSQEADIKVLNLTDPGDVVVTQDWGLAAMVLGKGAYCLSPHGKEYQSSTIEFMLETREAMAKFRRGGGKTKGPKKRTAADNRKFSASLEMILQKAQQK, encoded by the coding sequence ATGAAAATTCTCATTGACGCCGATGCCTGCCCCAAGCCGGTGTTGGCGGCCTGTAAAAGGGCGGGTAAAAAATATGGTCTGCCGGTCTGGACTGTGGCCAGCTTCAATCATAACATTGAGTCGGACCATCATGTGGTGGTGGGGGATTCTTCCCAGGAGGCCGATATTAAGGTGCTCAACCTCACCGACCCCGGTGATGTGGTGGTTACCCAGGACTGGGGACTGGCGGCCATGGTTCTGGGCAAAGGCGCTTATTGCCTCAGTCCCCATGGCAAGGAGTATCAGTCGTCCACCATCGAATTTATGCTGGAAACCCGGGAAGCCATGGCTAAATTTCGCCGTGGCGGCGGCAAAACCAAGGGGCCGAAAAAACGAACTGCTGCAGATAACCGGAAGTTTAGCGCTTCACTGGAGATGATTCTCCAGAAAGCACAGCAAAAATAA
- a CDS encoding lytic transglycosylase domain-containing protein yields the protein MRKNMFTLALTGLIIIILVITVFPREETGLPAEQEEPPLQAKEALAKLAEAEQNEETEALEQLAHREDAVGFAAILALAELEEENREEYLRRALALYDNNETRFKLADYLAEADEEEAIDAYLKLLPNSHALEALKGLGAEQALILDGLFAGGHWQKIIEVLSDQNGSLADQEKLYLARALVERGSFDKAEPILKELVQRHPEDDTLLWQYARTLEAMEQTEEAMALYRRLEGTGGQRLGRLYERVGEPKKAAAAYAKSPEPAARWRGAVLWDEMGYQEEALPLYLQLSEESGSYQDDALYRSYLLLKEAADPQSEELHEELSKHPVWMLRLGQNVQWPQLSQSAQGQSLVPERLEAYQAAGREELIEVELGIAWERGTAADKVAVGKWYLSQENYLQSSRWGMRALREEPDNRQGYELGYPRPFGDEIKQAAAEFALEPELLWAVMREESRFQPAVASHAGAVGLLQIMPATGEEIATNLGLEFDRQMLTEPEVNIRFGAYYLRAMLNRYDDDLDKALAAYNGGPGNVNRWQSSELGATRAGFPTAVTFFETRQYITKVTDSYLTYQWLYNN from the coding sequence ATGCGCAAGAACATGTTTACGCTGGCTTTAACCGGCTTAATAATTATTATCCTGGTAATTACAGTTTTTCCCCGTGAGGAAACCGGGTTGCCCGCAGAGCAGGAAGAACCTCCGCTGCAGGCCAAAGAAGCCCTGGCAAAGCTTGCAGAGGCAGAACAAAATGAGGAGACGGAGGCGCTGGAGCAGTTGGCGCACCGGGAGGATGCCGTAGGTTTTGCAGCCATCCTGGCTTTGGCAGAGCTGGAGGAGGAAAACCGGGAAGAATACCTGCGCCGGGCACTGGCCCTTTATGACAATAACGAAACCCGTTTTAAACTGGCAGATTATCTGGCGGAAGCAGATGAAGAAGAAGCCATCGATGCTTATCTGAAACTGTTGCCCAATAGCCATGCCTTGGAAGCTTTAAAGGGTTTGGGCGCAGAGCAGGCTCTGATACTGGACGGGCTTTTTGCCGGCGGGCACTGGCAGAAAATTATTGAAGTGCTTTCGGACCAGAACGGCTCCCTGGCAGATCAAGAGAAGCTTTATCTGGCCCGGGCCCTGGTGGAGCGGGGGAGCTTTGACAAGGCAGAGCCCATTTTAAAAGAACTGGTACAAAGACATCCGGAAGATGATACGCTGCTGTGGCAGTATGCCCGGACACTGGAGGCTATGGAGCAGACCGAAGAAGCAATGGCGCTCTACCGCAGGCTGGAGGGTACCGGCGGACAGAGGCTGGGCCGGTTATATGAACGGGTCGGTGAGCCTAAAAAAGCGGCGGCGGCGTATGCTAAAAGCCCCGAACCGGCCGCCCGTTGGCGCGGTGCGGTGCTTTGGGATGAAATGGGCTATCAGGAAGAAGCGCTGCCGCTGTATCTGCAGCTCTCAGAGGAGTCCGGTTCTTATCAGGATGATGCACTTTATCGCAGTTATCTGTTACTTAAAGAGGCAGCAGACCCGCAGTCTGAAGAGCTGCATGAGGAACTGTCGAAGCATCCTGTCTGGATGCTCCGACTGGGCCAAAATGTGCAGTGGCCCCAACTTAGCCAAAGTGCACAAGGCCAATCTTTAGTTCCGGAGCGCTTAGAGGCTTATCAGGCCGCAGGCAGAGAAGAGCTCATTGAGGTGGAACTGGGCATTGCCTGGGAGCGGGGCACAGCAGCGGATAAAGTTGCCGTGGGGAAATGGTATTTGAGCCAGGAAAACTACCTGCAGTCCTCTCGCTGGGGAATGAGGGCGCTGCGGGAGGAGCCGGATAACAGGCAGGGGTATGAGTTGGGCTACCCCAGGCCCTTTGGCGATGAAATTAAGCAGGCGGCAGCTGAATTTGCCCTGGAGCCGGAGCTGCTCTGGGCTGTGATGCGGGAGGAAAGCCGTTTTCAGCCGGCGGTGGCTTCACATGCGGGAGCAGTGGGCCTGTTGCAGATAATGCCGGCCACGGGAGAAGAGATTGCCACAAATCTGGGACTGGAGTTTGACCGGCAGATGCTTACCGAGCCGGAAGTTAATATTCGCTTCGGTGCCTATTATCTGCGGGCCATGTTAAACCGCTATGATGATGACCTGGACAAGGCCCTGGCAGCCTACAACGGCGGCCCCGGCAATGTCAACCGCTGGCAAAGCAGCGAACTGGGTGCCACCCGGGCCGGATTTCCCACCGCCGTCACTTTCTTTGAAACGCGGCAATATATCACCAAAGTTACCGATTCCTATCTTACTTATCAATGGCTGTATAATAATTAA